In the Magnolia sinica isolate HGM2019 chromosome 15, MsV1, whole genome shotgun sequence genome, one interval contains:
- the LOC131227190 gene encoding uncharacterized protein LOC131227190, whose product MCICWFSSYFLNPKYYYSQNLFEDNSLKRAVHEVYDHLFPHCSGKGTFGSKIVKFRDAVGMFGCHPAVKSRNAMMACEWWSMYGTDCEVLQRLAVRVLAQTVSSSPCERN is encoded by the exons ATGTGTATATGTTGGTTTTCATCGTATTTCCTAAATCCCAAATACTACTACAGCCAGAACCTCttcgaagataattcattaaagaggGCTGTACATGAGGTGTACGATCACTTATTCCCCCACTGTTCGGGGAAAGGCACCTTTGGTAGTAAG ATTGTTAAATTCCGTGACGCGGTTGGAATGTTTGGGTGTCACCCTGCGGTGAAGTCAAGGAACGCCATGATGGCAT GCGAATGGTGGTCCATGTATGGGACTGACTGCGAGGTTTTACAACGACTGGCTGTCCGTGTGCTTGCACAGACGGTGTCCTCGTCACCCTGTGAAAGGAATTAG
- the LOC131227188 gene encoding uncharacterized protein LOC131227188 isoform X3 — protein MVGRSSPSISEESTRETFPRRSYSRENFEVNLSNPRISSLGWSRVFDSACGWPHSQNRQYGTQCNYKDTGYRTNKFLSDIPKFVKIVEVGPRDGLQNEKNIVPTAVKIELIQRLVSSGLPVVEATSFVSPKWVPQLADAKDVMEAIQNVDGVRFPVLTPNLKGFEAAVAAGAKEVAVFASASESFSRSNINCSIEESLTRYRDVALAARKLSIPVRGYVSCVAGCPVEGAVLPSKVSYVSKALYDMGCFEISLGDTIGVGTPGTIVPMLEAVMAVVPVEKLAVHFHDTYGQSLSNILVSLQMGISTVDSSVSGLGGCPYAKGASGNVATEDVVYMLHGLGVKTNVDLGKLMSAGDFICKHLGRQSDSKTATALSRTMVNASKL, from the exons TGAGGAATCCACAAGAGAGACATTCCCACGGAGAAGCTATTCAAGGGAAAATTTTGAAGTAAACCTGTCAAATCCAAGGATCTCATCGCTTGGTTGGAGTAGAGTATTTGATAGTGCTTGTGGTTGGCCGCATTCACAAAACCGTCAATATGGCACACAATGCAATTACAAGGACACTGGATATCGAACAAATAAG TTTTTAAGTGATATACCAAAATTTGTCAAGATTGTGGAAGTTGGGCCAAGGGATGGATTGCAAAATGAGAAGAATATTGTACCTACAGCTGTAAAGATTGAACTGATCCAAAGATTGGTTTCTTCTGGTTTGCCCGTTGTCGAGGCTACAAGCTTTGTTTCACCAAAATGGGTACCACAG CTAGCAGATGCAAAGGATGTGATGGAAGCAATTCAAAACGTGGACGGTGTCAGATTTCCTGTGTTAACGCCCAATCTTAAA GGTTTTGAAGCGGCAGTAGCAGCTGGTGCAAAGGAAGTCGCCGTATTTGCATCTGCTTCAGAGTCCTTTTCTAGATCAAACATTAACTGTAGCATTGAAGAGAGCCTCACTCGTTACCGTGATGTTGCTCTTGCTGCCAGAAAGCTCTCTATTCCTGTTCGTGG GTATGTATCATGTGTTGCGGGCTGTCCTGTTGAAGGAGCAGTGCTCCCATCAAAAGTGTCATACGTTTCGAAAGCGCTTTATGATATGGGCTGCTTTGAAATCTCCCTTGGTGATACAATTGGAGTGGGTACTCCAG GCACCATTGTTCCAATGCTTGAAGCTGTGATGGCTGTTGTCCCTGTTGAGAAGCTTGCTGTCCATTTCCATGATACATATGGGCAATCTCTTTCAAATATTCTCGTTTCCCTCCAA ATGGGAATCAGCACTGTGGACTCGTCTGTTTCTGGCCTTGGAGGGTGCCCATATGCCAAGGGTGCCTCTGGCAATGTGGCTACTGAGGACGTTGTGTATATGCTCCATGGGCTCGGTGTAAAGACCAATGTGGATCTTGGCAAGCTCATGTCGGCTGGAGACTTCATCTGCAAGCATTTGGGACGTCAGTCGGATTCAAAAACAGCCACTGCTTTGAGCAGAACTATGGTGAATGCCTCCAAGTTATAA